In Pangasianodon hypophthalmus isolate fPanHyp1 chromosome 1, fPanHyp1.pri, whole genome shotgun sequence, the genomic window CTCGCAGGGCCGAGTGTTCCTCATCCTGAGGATTGGCTGCTGTAAGCGCACAGGCACCTGCACTCCCATCCTGGATCACATCTGAGCTCACACATAACTCCAGAGCCATTTCGGCATTGTTGGGACCGTCAGGAACAACAACGTTGTCCTCCATCAGAGGTGGACATACTTCTTTTAGCGGACAAACTCCGCTGGGAGACTCATCTCTGAGCAAGTTTACCTTTGGCTCTGCCACCTGAGACAGGTCTGCTTGTGTAAGTTGGTCAGGTAGATCAGTTTCCCCGTCTACCCTCGCATCAGCTGACTGACCGAGTCTTGCTGTAGCCTCTCCCCTTTCCTGTTCCATGGCCATGCCCACTTGGCTGAGTGGACTATCTGCACCTGAGAGGAGGGTGGAGTCTAAAGGGCCAAGAACACTCTCAGAGACATGGGTTACATCATCCAGTTCACTATCCCTGCCTTCTCTTTCACCCTCGTGCACACAAACAACTTCAGCTTTTGGGCTTCCTGGAGCAGGTAATGTTGGGGCAAGTGTGTTTTCCTTGGAGACAGGTGTTGagtctgatgtgtgtgtattcgCACTGCCATCAGATGGCTCAGTCAGTGGGTGTGGGTCCTGAAGATCATCAGATGTTACATGAATGTCCTTTGgagttaaatatttttcagGTGTATAATTATGGCCACCAAAGCAGAGGCTCTCCGATTCATCCTGTGTGTTTGGTTGCTGGTTAATCTCAGCTGTACAGGCATTCGGATCCTGGCAGTGTTGAGGTGTACCATTCACTGACGTGTGAACAGACGCCACCTCCTGAACGTGCAAAAGGAGGTGTGCATCCACAGCAGCAAGTGTATGCGTGTCTAATATGTCCACATTGGGCATGTTGATTGTCTGTTCTTTGCCTGTGTCGCTCTCTGAAGGATTGTGTTTACTTTCTATTTCtaatgaggtgtgtgtttgagattcAGAGTCAAGTGAGATTGTGTCAGTCTCTGCATTTGCCTCAAGGGTAAGACAAATTGAAGGAGAAATGGGAGGCAGTTCTTTCTCCAAGGCAGGAAAGGTATCAACAATAATCTCTTTCTCAGAGGCAAGTGGTTTTGGGTTATGGATGTCACCAGAATTTGAGTCACATGTCACAGAAAGGTTTGAGTTTTTGTTCAAGTCACATGATTCTTCAGATGCAGGGTCAATCTCAGACCCATGTGTATTTACACAAAGCTCATCATTACTGTACTCTGTTGAGAAGTCAATCTGGGGAGAAAGTGAGACCAGATAGGTTGATTTGGACTCCACTGGAGCCGTTTGCACAGGTATGAATGTAGGTGATTCAAGTTCCTGTATCACAGGGTCATTTAGTGGGATGTCTCTCTCCACTACATCTTCCATTTCTACAGTCATCTCATCCTCACAAGCACATTCACCGCTCTCAAGTGGACCATCAGTCACTATTGACGCTATTAGCGTCCCAGGTTCGGCCTCTGAATCTGATTCAGCTAATGTTCTTTCATGTACAGATGATTTGCTCGATGCTAATGGACCCGCAGGTGACTGTGGCATGGACCGGACCTCAGATGCATCATCACATATCGTGTTACTAATTGAAGGTATATTGCTCTCCTGTTCTGAAGACAATCCTGCAATTGTAGTCTCATCTGTCTGGAGGATAGCATGGCTGCCATCACATGGCTGAACAGGTGACTCCAAAAACAAGGTTGGTAAGAGTTCATCTGAGGCATCAGGGTGGGAAACCGAACAGGGGGGTGAGGAAGACAAATCGTAGATGAAGGGCAAAGGGCTTAAAGCCTCAAGTGAAGTCTCAAAATTACAGGATGCAGTCCTACTTGAGCTTTCCTCAGCAAGAACCAGCAAATTTGAACACATTTCCTCAAGTGTAGATTGTGAGGAGGTCAAATCTTTTGTCCGATGTGAGCCTAAACTCTCCTCAACTACACTAGTCCTCTGAGCAGGCAGGGTTTGAGAGAGTGTCTGGCCCAGCACGGGATCCAGAGGAAGTTGGCCTATGAGGCCATCTAAAGGGCAATCAGTGTCGACCGTTCCAATGGATTGCAAAATGTCCACAGCCTGCATAgatgtgcaagtgtgtgtgggaCTGGGTGCATTGGAATTAAAAGTGATGAGATCCGCTGTGACCACATCGTGTGGTGTTTCACAGCAGTCCCCTTCAGGCAGTTTCTGTGGCAAGGACTGCTGTTTATCCCATGACGGACTGACACAGTCCGAACTATGCTCCCATGGATATGCCTGATCTAATCCAGAATACCGGGATGCCCGAAATAATTCATCTAGATTCAAAGAGCTGTCCTGAAATATCTCATCAAAGCTTAGAGAGACAATACCAGGCTCTCCCCTCTGATGTCTCTCTGGATTTTCATGGCCGCTGTCAGCAGCGACGTCGTCATTATCCAAAAGAAGAAATCCGAGAGAATTCTGGTCAGATTCCCAGTCGGAATGACCTCGCGGACTGGAGAGAACCTGCTCCATTTAGGAGCGCCGTTTCTCTCCTGTGATGTTGAAACACTCCAGGAGGTCTCTCCTTTTATTAAAACTCCACCAAGTAATAACGTTTGGAATTCCAAGTTAATTCGCGTCCACTTTTAGCCAAAGTGCCAACAGCAGTAACATTGCTGAGATCCATGCGCAGCTGTGTACTTGAGGATAAATAATTAACTGCCTCGGTTTAACTTCAAGATAGCGACTGTGTTTGTTTCCCTACAGTATCACCATTTTTTAGCTCGAGTTAATTTATTCCAACGTTAAAGGCTGTTCTGGTTGAAAAGCAGAAGCGTTTTTGGCAACATTTCGTGTTTACACACAATCTACACCTAAtccttttattacttttttttttattctagctTTATTAAAGTGCCCTGATCCACAATGCAgtctaaaatttataaaatatgattaCATAGACCTACCTGTTTTGGAATAAATAGAAATGCACCTTGTTATAGTACCATGATGTAATATTGAAATGAAAGAATTGTATTTTAAGAACATATTTAGTGTTTACCTGTGGTTAGTTATCACCTGAGTGACTATGTGAATGAAAAGCAAAATGTTCAGTATcagttaataaaagaaatgtaaGTTTGTGGCAAAATTTAAAGGAACATGCCAATGGTCTAGACTAAATGTAGTGTAatctatatatatttagtatCTGCTCAAATTTAACTGGAAATAATCAATTACATAACTGTTACAACCATGTAATACCACAAGTTCTTGCAAATCTTACAGCTGCTTGTTCTCACAGCTGGCTAGGACCACCTAGGAGAAAAAAGATGAGATAAAACTGCTGATAATAGGCTTGAATGGCATGTTAAGACCTAAATAATATGAATTTTCATACTATTTAGGTCTGCTTCATGGTGTTGACCCACcattacattacagcacattccCACTCAGAATAGCTTCTAGCTTCTATCAATTGGCCTAAAAATCACTTCTCTTTCGATTTCTACTCTGTAATATCTCATATtatgcattaatatgaaatattagcCGGATTTATGCGCTTATCTACAGCTTTGTGTGAACCACAAATCTGTAAATTAGCGAGATTCAGGGATTTAAAGTGCTAACGCTGTGAAGGCTAGCCGGTTAGCTGAGTAGGCTAGCTAACAGCATCCCTTCCTCCCTGACTGACAAGAAAAACGAGAAGGAAAACACTGGAAACGCGGACCCTCGAGGAATTTAGTggcctaaataaaaaaatataaatcgtctttttgtttgtttaataataataacgagtcggcagatgttttattttcctcaaGGCCAGATGCGCGAGGAGAAGAGCGCGGATTAATCCACCTGTGCTGGTGTTAGCTCCGGTTAGCTTGTTTAAATGTCGAACAAAATTCCGTTATTCCTTCATTCGGATATGAAAACCCTTTTCGTTAGAAATTCCACAACGTTTCCAGACAAATCCTTTAAAAAAGTCTATGTGCGTCCATATCCGAGGgcgaaatgtattttttttgtttgaaaaaaaaaaatagtcctgTCGTTGTCCACTAAGGATTGATAGCAACTCGCATCAGCAGCAATAACACACAGGtcgcaatacacacacacacacacacacacacaaacacgcacacgcacacacaggcgAAGGCGTACACGACACTCGCGCATGCGCAGAAGCGGCCTCCGCAGTCCGCCGGTACCAACCGCATGGCGCCGAGCATCATTTCCTAATCAGCATCTCTTTGCGCATTGCTGCTGCTTTATCACCTCAAAATGCCCGGAATGTTGGACTGAATGCAACAATGCCCAAGGATGATCACATTTCCCCAAACACCATCCCTCCTTCGTCCTTTAGTGATAGTGAACCAGACCACGGGTTGAATCCCAAATCACTCCCTACTGCCTATATGAGTGCACTTCATCAGGTGTGTATTAGTGGTGCCTACACCTTACATACCACATGTCCAGAAACGCAGCTGTTCAGGATTCAACCCACATATTAGATTTGTTTAAAGGGGTAGATCAAGTTAAAAGAGCAAGGGGGGGgggaggtaaaaaaaatacaaaaacaaaaacaaaaaaacaaggggTACCATTCCATTCCTTGTCCCTGGACTGGTACTCTCAAGCGGACCCCGTTTCTACCTTTTGTATGTCTATTTTATCTCGAAATGCGCATGCAGTGTaccatttccaggtgaaaggtACCATGgatagtgttgccacctcacagctccagggagtgcggtttgatcctgagcttgcgTTCCtttctgtgtagagtttcttctgggttcttcagtttcctcccaaaaacattacAGCAAGTGGACTGGTTCTTTTTAAAGGTACTCTGTGTGCACATTTCCAGGTAAAAGGTAGatgttaaaggtacaaaagagaAAGGTACCACGCAGGATGGTGGTACCATGGATAGTGTTGccaccttacagctccagggagtgttgtttgatcctgagcttgggttcctttctgtgtagagtttcttctgggttcttcagtttcctcccaaaaacttTACAGCCGGTGGACTTTCTACACTAGaattggccctaggtgtgaatgagtgtgtacatGATGCCTTGCGATGTATTCCCACATCTCACCCAGTGATctcgggataggctccggatccggACCAGGATAACGCTcccactgaagatgaatgaatgaatggcagTGTTCAAATGAACCTTCCTTTCACCAACCACTGCTTCAGATTTCGCTATTTTTTCCTTCAGCAATAATATTCCAATCCCCCACACTGTTTACACATCTTTCCAATCATGTAAAACACTTGACCTGagttgttgtcatggcaacaaaGTGACCTTTGCCACCCAATCATCTGTCCAGTCCATGCTGAAACAGAGTGCAGTTTGCtggatgaataataataataataataatagtagtagtagtagtaataataataaaacggGCTATTTTGTGGTTAAAATGTGCAGATTAGAGATCAAACATGGAATGAAGGTTTTATAGGGTAACACAAGACCAACAATTCAAATCACCTTTtatggttgtttttttctttactaattCACTAATTTGTAAACAGACACTTTGCGCCCTCTAGTGGCTACACTAAGATGGTAAAGACAAACAAGACACCATGAAGTAGCAAGAATTATATAGGTTTTATTATGGAAACCATGTATGTAGAACTagaataatgaaattatatttacattaatattttctaaacattttacaatctTTGATCGACAAGGGGTCCTTAGTTTTCTAATTCTGTTATAATTTTGTTATAGTGGTGTAAAACACAACCTACCATTGCATGGGGTCTaacaacaattttattaaaaaatgggtTCTATGGGtagaaagtaaagaaataataatatttttttaaaaaactcagTGAAAATTattgttcatatttaaataatatgtcCATTTTTTAAGTGTATGTTTGTCAAATAAATCTGTATTGATGGGGtctgtgattgtttttttttttttttgcacttataATGTAGAAAGTTCCCCTTTCAAATTCTCTTTGGAAAAGTAACCTAAAACAAAGAACCCTTCAGGAAcccttattttatatatatccaGTCATTAACAATAATTATCTTGCATACAGAATACATATCTCCAGAAGGCACATTAGGTACATGATTTTTTCTACAGACCAGCATCATACCTACCATGCGGTACGAATTGATGAAAACGGCTGGCTGTATGCAGTATCTctcattatttaatgtattttaatgatcAGAATCTGTGATGACTGTTTTTGTCTCCATTCCTCCCAGATCAGGTTTAtttgtctttccttttctcttgtGACCAAAGATCTAAAAAagcaaaatcagaaaaaaaaatgagagcaattaaatatttttaaaaaagtgatacAAAATGACTGTCAGCActagagaaggaggcgtggcctgtgtgcctaTCAGTCCTGGTAAAAAAGGAGGCCCAGTaggaaggaggtgtggcttcggTGCCTGTCACTTTTAGTAAAGAAGGCATGGCCACTATGCTTATCAGTCTCAAtaaagaaggaggtgtggcctctgtgcctgccAGTCCCAGTAAagaaagaggtgtggcttctattACTGTcagaaggaggcatggcctcaaTGCATGTGAGTCCCAGtaaagaaggaggtgtggcctcggtacctgtcagtcccagtaaagaagaaggtgtggcctcggtgcctgtcagtcccagtaaagaaggaggtgtggcctcggTGCCTATCAGTCCCAGTAaagaaggaggcatggcctatgTGCCTACCAGTTTCAGTAaagaaggaggagtggcctcggtacctgtcagtcccagtaaagaagaaggcgtggcctcggtgcctgtcagtcccagtaaagaagaaggcgtggcctcggtgcctgtcagtcccagtaaagaagga contains:
- the rab11fip3 gene encoding rab11 family-interacting protein 3 isoform X2 → MEQVLSSPRGHSDWESDQNSLGFLLLDNDDVAADSGHENPERHQRGEPGIVSLSFDEIFQDSSLNLDELFRASRYSGLDQAYPWEHSSDCVSPSWDKQQSLPQKLPEGDCCETPHDVVTADLITFNSNAPSPTHTCTSMQAVDILQSIGTVDTDCPLDGLIGQLPLDPVLGQTLSQTLPAQRTSVVEESLGSHRTKDLTSSQSTLEEMCSNLLVLAEESSSRTASCNFETSLEALSPLPFIYDLSSSPPCSVSHPDASDELLPTLFLESPVQPCDGSHAILQTDETTIAGLSSEQESNIPSISNTICDDASEVRSMPQSPAGPLASSKSSVHERTLAESDSEAEPGTLIASIVTDGPLESGECACEDEMTVEMEDVVERDIPLNDPVIQELESPTFIPVQTAPVESKSTYLVSLSPQIDFSTEYSNDELCVNTHGSEIDPASEESCDLNKNSNLSVTCDSNSGDIHNPKPLASEKEIIVDTFPALEKELPPISPSICLTLEANAETDTISLDSESQTHTSLEIESKHNPSESDTGKEQTINMPNVDILDTHTLAAVDAHLLLHVQEVASVHTSVNGTPQHCQDPNACTAEINQQPNTQDESESLCFGGHNYTPEKYLTPKDIHVTSDDLQDPHPLTEPSDGSANTHTSDSTPVSKENTLAPTLPAPGSPKAEVVCVHEGEREGRDSELDDVTHVSESVLGPLDSTLLSGADSPLSQVGMAMEQERGEATARLGQSADARVDGETDLPDQLTQADLSQVAEPKVNLLRDESPSGVCPLKEVCPPLMEDNVVVPDGPNNAEMALELCVSSDVIQDGSAGACALTAANPQDEEHSALRAVFQALDQDGDGFVRIEEFMEFATAYGVEQVKDLTRFLDPSGLGVISFEDFHRGITAISNGGSDPDLYKLQLTSGDANGAAEEYDEQAEVSDSAYLGSESAYSECETFTDEDTGALVHPELHEDVETDSGIENTLTESEDRNRFSLGSDLHGHALVAVIGGEEEHFEDFGENNSTSDLLLADQEEGRAAPEGEGDPEPHPHIGSPVRRPPMLLSPSSSKRLSSKKAARQLLQSSGLDGMNDLSRDILDLADSDITDKVLLLERRVSELEKDSAASEEQHARLRQENLALVHRANALEEQLKEQELHSDETLNTLARKHREALSKLQRERELEIENLQARLHQLDEENSELRSCVPCLRANIERLEEEKRKLQDEVDDVTDRLNEEMESRRKMADKLSHERHTSQKEKETTQELIEDLRKQLEMLQLFKLETEARRGRSPAAGLQEYNTHMRENELEQEIRRLKQDNRSLKEQNDELNGQIINLSIQGAKSLFTESLSESLAAEINNVSRAELMEAIQKQEEINFRLQDYIDRIIVAIMESNPSILEVK
- the rab11fip3 gene encoding rab11 family-interacting protein 3 isoform X1, producing the protein MEQVLSSPRGHSDWESDQNSLGFLLLDNDDVAADSGHENPERHQRGEPGIVSLSFDEIFQDSSLNLDELFRASRYSGLDQAYPWEHSSDCVSPSWDKQQSLPQKLPEGDCCETPHDVVTADLITFNSNAPSPTHTCTSMQAVDILQSIGTVDTDCPLDGLIGQLPLDPVLGQTLSQTLPAQRTSVVEESLGSHRTKDLTSSQSTLEEMCSNLLVLAEESSSRTASCNFETSLEALSPLPFIYDLSSSPPCSVSHPDASDELLPTLFLESPVQPCDGSHAILQTDETTIAGLSSEQESNIPSISNTICDDASEVRSMPQSPAGPLASSKSSVHERTLAESDSEAEPGTLIASIVTDGPLESGECACEDEMTVEMEDVVERDIPLNDPVIQELESPTFIPVQTAPVESKSTYLVSLSPQIDFSTEYSNDELCVNTHGSEIDPASEESCDLNKNSNLSVTCDSNSGDIHNPKPLASEKEIIVDTFPALEKELPPISPSICLTLEANAETDTISLDSESQTHTSLEIESKHNPSESDTGKEQTINMPNVDILDTHTLAAVDAHLLLHVQEVASVHTSVNGTPQHCQDPNACTAEINQQPNTQDESESLCFGGHNYTPEKYLTPKDIHVTSDDLQDPHPLTEPSDGSANTHTSDSTPVSKENTLAPTLPAPGSPKAEVVCVHEGEREGRDSELDDVTHVSESVLGPLDSTLLSGADSPLSQVGMAMEQERGEATARLGQSADARVDGETDLPDQLTQADLSQVAEPKVNLLRDESPSGVCPLKEVCPPLMEDNVVVPDGPNNAEMALELCVSSDVIQDGSAGACALTAANPQDEEHSALRAVFQALDQDGDGFVRIEEFMEFATAYGVEQVKDLTRFLDPSGLGVISFEDFHRGITAISNGGSDPDLYKLQLTSGDANGAAEEYDEQAEVSDSAYLGSESAYSECETFTDEDTGALVHPELHEDVETDSGIENTLTESEDRNRFSLGSDLHGHALVAVIGGEEEHFEDFGENNSTSDLLLADQEEGRAAPEGEGDPEPHPHIGSPVRRPPMLLSPSSEPFPSSFQNFLQSESLEFFCTHCHKQISRLEDLSTRLHLLEMNSSSKRLSSKKAARQLLQSSGLDGMNDLSRDILDLADSDITDKVLLLERRVSELEKDSAASEEQHARLRQENLALVHRANALEEQLKEQELHSDETLNTLARKHREALSKLQRERELEIENLQARLHQLDEENSELRSCVPCLRANIERLEEEKRKLQDEVDDVTDRLNEEMESRRKMADKLSHERHTSQKEKETTQELIEDLRKQLEMLQLFKLETEARRGRSPAAGLQEYNTHMRENELEQEIRRLKQDNRSLKEQNDELNGQIINLSIQGAKSLFTESLSESLAAEINNVSRAELMEAIQKQEEINFRLQDYIDRIIVAIMESNPSILEVK